Proteins encoded within one genomic window of Pontibacillus halophilus JSM 076056 = DSM 19796:
- a CDS encoding zinc ribbon domain-containing protein, whose protein sequence is MSQDKGCVKCGSKDAGTKDVAMTGAGLAKMFDVQNNKFTVVYCKNCGYSEFYNKEASSASNIFDFFFG, encoded by the coding sequence ATGAGTCAAGATAAAGGTTGCGTAAAGTGCGGAAGTAAAGATGCAGGTACGAAAGATGTTGCGATGACAGGGGCGGGACTTGCCAAGATGTTTGATGTCCAGAACAACAAGTTCACGGTTGTTTATTGCAAGAACTGTGGATATTCGGAGTTTTATAACAAAGAAGCTTCAAGTGCTTCCAACATTTTTGATTTCTTCTTTGGCTAA
- a CDS encoding CHY zinc finger protein: protein MTGPIVKGALIDNETRCRHYHGETDVIAIKFYCCGTYYPCHQCHDEHASHESKVWPKEQFNDKAILCGVCKYELSIHEYIQSGSHCPRCEASFNPGCRTHYHYYFER, encoded by the coding sequence ATGACTGGTCCAATTGTTAAAGGAGCTCTCATCGATAATGAAACGCGCTGCCGCCATTACCACGGGGAAACAGATGTCATTGCAATTAAGTTCTATTGTTGCGGTACCTATTATCCTTGTCACCAATGCCACGATGAACATGCGTCTCATGAAAGCAAGGTTTGGCCAAAGGAGCAATTTAACGACAAAGCGATCCTTTGTGGAGTATGTAAGTATGAGCTGTCCATTCATGAATATATACAAAGTGGGTCCCATTGTCCCCGCTGCGAAGCATCGTTTAATCCTGGATGCCGTACCCACTACCATTATTATTTCGAACGATAA
- a CDS encoding MFS transporter, which yields MDKRVYLLTIVSFVVGMVELIIGGILDIVAADLGVKIQEAGLLISVFSIVFALAAPILLAATANVERKKLTLISLLVFFIGNGIAIISPSYSVLMIARIVSAASGSLLVVLCVTLASNIVSEAYRARAIGVIFMGVSGSLVLGVPVGLMLGNAFGWRAPFILIAVLTIFSMANVYFFMGRIAPKPGMPMLQQLKTLKNKKILYAQLTSFLFLTGHLTLYGYLTPFVKETMGLGGTWVSIIYLIFGVAAVAGGGIGGTLADKFGTKPSIIGIIIVFGLSMLVIPQTTFMLPLFLVVMAIWGMLSWAITPAQQSYLIESSPGSSDIQQSLNNSALHLGIALGSSIGSVVIGRASIEFNPIVGASFIVLALFTAILSMRQKENHSEAVELSHQA from the coding sequence ATGGATAAACGTGTCTATTTATTAACCATTGTTTCCTTTGTGGTTGGGATGGTTGAATTGATTATCGGCGGTATTCTGGATATCGTCGCAGCAGATTTAGGCGTTAAGATTCAAGAAGCGGGACTGTTGATTAGTGTCTTTTCCATTGTATTTGCTCTGGCAGCTCCTATTCTGTTGGCAGCTACAGCGAATGTGGAACGGAAGAAACTTACGTTAATTAGCTTACTTGTCTTCTTCATAGGTAATGGCATCGCCATCATAAGCCCGAGCTACTCGGTACTTATGATAGCTCGTATTGTCTCAGCGGCAAGTGGTTCCTTGCTTGTCGTCTTATGTGTGACACTTGCGTCGAATATTGTGTCAGAGGCTTATCGTGCACGTGCAATTGGGGTCATCTTCATGGGAGTAAGCGGATCACTTGTTCTAGGAGTACCAGTTGGATTGATGCTTGGGAATGCATTTGGATGGAGAGCGCCATTCATCTTAATCGCGGTATTAACCATATTTTCTATGGCTAATGTTTACTTCTTTATGGGTCGAATTGCTCCGAAGCCAGGTATGCCTATGCTTCAGCAGTTGAAGACGTTAAAGAACAAGAAAATCCTCTATGCGCAGCTCACATCGTTCCTGTTTCTGACGGGGCACTTAACGTTATATGGATATTTAACCCCGTTCGTGAAAGAAACAATGGGACTAGGTGGAACATGGGTCAGCATCATCTATCTAATCTTCGGGGTTGCTGCCGTGGCAGGTGGAGGAATAGGTGGGACACTTGCAGATAAGTTTGGTACGAAGCCTTCTATTATTGGGATTATTATCGTATTTGGCTTGTCCATGCTCGTTATTCCTCAAACGACCTTTATGCTTCCGTTATTCTTAGTCGTCATGGCTATATGGGGCATGTTGAGTTGGGCGATTACACCTGCTCAACAAAGCTACTTGATTGAATCATCGCCCGGTTCATCGGACATTCAGCAAAGCCTGAACAACTCTGCACTGCATTTAGGGATTGCGCTAGGTTCATCCATCGGGAGTGTGGTTATTGGGCGTGCTTCCATTGAGTTCAATCCGATTGTAGGTGCATCCTTCATTGTACTAGCTCTCTTCACTGCTATTCTTTCCATGAGACAAAAGGAAAATCATAGTGAAGCCGTGGAATTGTCTCACCAGGCATAA
- a CDS encoding TrmB family transcriptional regulator translates to MLQQFGFTNYESQVYEALIAVESPLDASTIVKYSSVPRAKVYEVLNRLTEKGVVLESTLEKKRVYSALPLESMIKKLEANFSRNVEQLRSIQIAKKQQDDRVWTLKDEDSISSLVHTMIRKATTSIKFSSWSEDIETHLPALEELQRQGLEIELHSIGHLESTIDHVTVLLPIDQHSNLEQSRMVIIDDEEMLFAAMEDGDWQALHSYSRPLVKFFTEFFYHDVALTEITSKHREDVMKDENIRSILMKLKL, encoded by the coding sequence ATGCTTCAACAATTCGGTTTCACGAACTATGAGAGTCAAGTTTATGAAGCTCTTATCGCTGTGGAATCCCCACTAGATGCATCTACCATCGTCAAATATTCCTCTGTACCAAGAGCAAAGGTATACGAAGTACTAAACCGCCTCACAGAAAAAGGCGTCGTCCTTGAATCCACCCTCGAGAAAAAGCGTGTATATAGCGCGCTCCCACTCGAGTCGATGATCAAGAAACTCGAAGCCAACTTCTCACGAAACGTAGAACAGCTTCGATCTATTCAGATAGCCAAAAAGCAACAAGATGACAGAGTATGGACGTTGAAAGACGAAGACTCGATCTCATCACTCGTGCATACGATGATTCGGAAAGCAACCACATCCATTAAGTTTTCAAGTTGGTCTGAGGACATCGAAACGCATCTCCCTGCATTAGAAGAACTACAACGGCAAGGGTTAGAAATTGAGCTCCACTCGATTGGACATCTAGAGTCGACGATTGACCATGTCACGGTTCTACTCCCAATTGACCAGCATAGCAACTTAGAACAAAGCCGCATGGTGATTATCGATGATGAAGAAATGCTGTTTGCCGCGATGGAAGATGGAGATTGGCAAGCTCTCCACTCCTATTCCCGACCACTTGTTAAATTCTTTACGGAATTCTTCTATCACGATGTAGCATTGACTGAAATCACTAGTAAACACCGTGAGGACGTGATGAAGGATGAGAATATTCGAAGTATCCTCATGAAACTCAAACTTTAA
- a CDS encoding peroxiredoxin family protein: MPKFQLGEATPNFTLPSTTGETFSFEQHQKDNQGWHLLIFFRGSWCPVCVEDLQNLQESIGFFEGKNVHITTVSTDKLDDLKAMKEEHGFTYPVLADEELQALEAFDVHYHREDDPYEDHGAHGEPAYFLIDENGKLLYQQRQTSPFGRPTVTDLRKVVQYINSQKK; encoded by the coding sequence ATGCCTAAATTTCAACTAGGAGAAGCAACACCGAACTTCACTCTACCGAGTACAACAGGTGAAACATTCTCATTCGAACAACACCAAAAGGACAACCAAGGTTGGCATTTGTTAATCTTCTTCCGCGGCTCATGGTGCCCAGTATGTGTAGAAGATTTGCAAAACCTACAAGAATCAATAGGCTTCTTCGAAGGTAAGAACGTACACATTACAACTGTATCTACAGACAAGCTAGATGACCTGAAAGCAATGAAAGAAGAGCACGGATTTACGTACCCAGTACTAGCAGACGAAGAGCTTCAAGCACTTGAAGCATTCGACGTGCACTACCACCGTGAAGACGACCCATATGAAGACCACGGTGCCCACGGTGAGCCAGCTTACTTCTTAATTGATGAGAACGGGAAGCTTCTTTACCAACAGCGACAAACGAGTCCGTTTGGCCGCCCAACAGTTACAGACCTACGTAAAGTTGTTCAATATATCAACTCTCAGAAGAAATAA
- a CDS encoding GTP pyrophosphokinase translates to MIETHTQEEVSQWVSLITYYKFALDEMDTKLTILNEEFQHVHDHNPIEHLKSRVKSMESIQRKLERKGLEVTAEHAEQHIHDIAGVRVTCSFESDIYKLVNILCNQDDVHVQEVKDYIQHPKSNGYKSLHLIVQVPVFLSTEKKLMNVEIQIRTVAMDFWASLEHKIYYKFDKTVPKHLTDELKEAADLANYLDKKMEGIRTKMDKYKESAPLLDELFEHGENSE, encoded by the coding sequence ATGATTGAAACTCACACGCAAGAAGAAGTATCCCAATGGGTCAGTTTAATTACGTATTATAAATTTGCGCTAGATGAGATGGACACGAAATTAACAATTCTGAATGAAGAGTTTCAGCATGTTCATGACCATAATCCAATCGAACATTTAAAATCCAGAGTTAAATCGATGGAAAGCATACAACGAAAGCTTGAACGGAAGGGCCTTGAAGTTACCGCAGAACATGCCGAGCAACACATCCACGATATTGCAGGCGTACGAGTAACTTGTTCCTTTGAATCGGATATCTACAAATTAGTCAACATCCTTTGTAACCAAGACGACGTTCACGTCCAAGAAGTGAAAGATTATATCCAGCACCCAAAATCAAACGGGTATAAGAGCCTACACCTCATCGTCCAAGTTCCCGTCTTCTTGTCTACAGAGAAGAAACTAATGAACGTCGAGATCCAAATTCGAACGGTCGCTATGGATTTCTGGGCAAGCTTAGAGCATAAAATCTATTATAAATTTGATAAGACAGTCCCTAAACATTTAACGGACGAATTGAAAGAAGCAGCTGACTTAGCCAATTATTTAGATAAGAAGATGGAAGGCATACGCACGAAGATGGATAAATATAAAGAGAGCGCACCATTATTGGATGAGCTCTTTGAACACGGAGAGAACAGCGAGTAA
- the glmS gene encoding glutamine--fructose-6-phosphate transaminase (isomerizing) has product MCGIVGYIGQNEVQDVLLKGLEKLEYRGYDSAGIATFNDQGVHVTKVKGRIATLRDEVEASTEGTMGIGHTRWATHGAPSKVNAHPHQSTSKRFTIVHNGVIENYEDVQKEYIPDVQLQSETDTEIIVQLLEKLVEEQQDVEAAFRKAISLFKGSYAVAVMDAQNPDTIFVAKNKSPLLVGLGDDFNVVSSDSLAMLHVTNEFVELEDKEVVLVERNSVQIKKLDGTKVERDSFTAEIDESDIEKGTYPHFMLKEIDEQPFVIRRIIQEYQDENDNIKLDPEVREAMKDHDRVYIIACGTSYHAGLVGKQFIEKLAQVPVEVHVASEFSYNMPLLSEKPLFIFISQSGETADSRAVLVEIKQKGYKALTITNVPGSTLSREADYTLHLHAGPEIAVASTKAYTAQMAVLAILAVDTAQAKGLQLEFNPLSELGIAANAMEALTDQKEQLEDIARTYLSTTRNCFFIGRSIDYYVGLEGALKLKEISYIQAEGFAGGELKHGTIALIEEGTPVMALATQENVNYSIRGNVKEVAARGANPCVISMKGLDQESDAFVIPHVHELLTPLVSVVPYQLISYYAALHRDCDVDKPRNLAKSVTVE; this is encoded by the coding sequence ATGTGTGGAATTGTTGGATATATTGGACAGAATGAAGTACAAGATGTACTTCTTAAAGGATTAGAGAAGCTTGAATATCGTGGATATGACTCTGCGGGGATTGCAACGTTTAACGATCAAGGTGTCCATGTAACAAAGGTTAAAGGCCGTATTGCAACATTGCGTGATGAAGTAGAGGCTTCTACTGAAGGCACTATGGGAATTGGTCACACTCGTTGGGCAACACATGGTGCTCCGAGTAAAGTGAACGCACACCCGCACCAAAGTACATCAAAGCGTTTTACAATCGTTCACAACGGTGTAATTGAGAACTATGAGGATGTACAGAAAGAGTATATCCCGGACGTTCAACTTCAAAGTGAAACAGACACAGAGATCATCGTACAACTACTAGAGAAGCTCGTTGAGGAGCAACAAGACGTAGAAGCTGCATTCCGTAAAGCCATTAGTTTGTTCAAAGGGTCTTACGCAGTTGCGGTTATGGATGCACAGAATCCTGATACAATCTTTGTTGCGAAGAATAAGAGCCCTCTACTAGTTGGACTAGGTGATGACTTCAACGTTGTATCTAGCGATTCATTGGCGATGCTTCATGTTACCAACGAATTCGTAGAGCTTGAAGATAAAGAAGTTGTTCTTGTAGAACGTAATTCTGTTCAGATTAAGAAATTAGACGGTACGAAGGTTGAGCGTGATTCCTTCACAGCTGAAATCGATGAAAGTGACATTGAAAAGGGTACGTACCCTCACTTCATGCTGAAGGAGATCGATGAACAGCCATTTGTCATTCGTCGTATTATCCAAGAATATCAAGATGAGAACGATAACATTAAATTAGACCCTGAAGTTCGTGAGGCAATGAAAGACCACGACCGTGTGTATATCATTGCTTGTGGTACGAGTTACCATGCAGGCCTAGTAGGTAAGCAGTTTATTGAGAAGCTTGCTCAAGTGCCTGTAGAAGTGCACGTAGCAAGTGAATTCTCCTACAACATGCCATTGCTTTCTGAGAAGCCGTTGTTCATCTTCATCTCTCAAAGTGGCGAAACTGCCGATAGCCGTGCAGTACTAGTGGAGATTAAGCAGAAAGGCTACAAAGCGCTTACCATTACGAACGTTCCAGGATCTACCCTTTCTCGTGAAGCGGACTACACGCTACACCTACATGCTGGACCTGAGATTGCAGTTGCTTCCACGAAAGCGTACACAGCTCAAATGGCTGTACTCGCAATCTTAGCGGTAGATACAGCACAAGCAAAAGGACTACAACTCGAATTCAATCCTCTTAGTGAGTTAGGTATTGCTGCGAATGCAATGGAAGCACTAACAGACCAAAAAGAGCAGCTTGAAGACATTGCTCGTACGTATCTATCAACGACGCGTAACTGTTTCTTCATCGGCCGTAGCATTGACTATTATGTTGGATTAGAAGGCGCTCTTAAGCTGAAAGAGATTTCTTATATCCAAGCAGAAGGTTTTGCTGGTGGGGAATTGAAACACGGTACGATTGCGTTGATTGAAGAAGGTACACCTGTTATGGCTCTTGCAACACAAGAGAACGTCAACTACTCCATTCGCGGAAACGTGAAGGAAGTTGCGGCACGTGGTGCAAACCCTTGCGTGATCAGTATGAAAGGACTCGACCAAGAAAGTGATGCATTCGTCATCCCACACGTACACGAATTGCTCACACCACTTGTGTCTGTTGTTCCATATCAATTAATTTCTTACTATGCAGCTCTTCACCGCGATTGTGACGTGGATAAGCCACGTAACCTTGCGAAGAGTGTTACAGTTGAATAA
- the glmM gene encoding phosphoglucosamine mutase, producing MGKFFGTDGVRGVANDGLTPELAFKLGRFGGYVVTKEKQKPKVLIGRDTRISGEMLENALVAGLLSIGAEVMRLGVISTPGVAYLTKALDAEAGVMISASHNPVEDNGIKFFGSDGFKLTDEQEDEIERLMELETDELPRPTGAGVGVVNDYFEGAQKYMQYLKQTIEYDFEDIHIALDCAHGATSSIAPHLFADLEAETSTIGCTPDGLNINDGVGSTHPEALRETVLEKGADIGLAFDGDGDRLIAVDEKGNIVDGDQIMFICAKYLNEKGRLKHNTVVSTIMSNIGFYKAVEANGMKSDKTKVGDRYVMEEMRRGDYSLGGEQSGHIIFLDYNTTGDGLLSALQLVDVMKDTGKPLSELAGEMKKYPQVLKNVRVTDKNAVFENERVSAEIKAVETEMGEHGRVLVRPSGTEPLVRVMAEAPTADECEAYVQRVVDIVEEELGSKA from the coding sequence GTGGGTAAATTTTTCGGAACGGATGGGGTACGAGGCGTAGCCAATGACGGGCTGACACCAGAGCTAGCATTTAAACTTGGTCGATTTGGTGGATACGTGGTCACAAAAGAAAAACAAAAGCCGAAAGTTCTTATAGGACGCGACACTCGTATTTCAGGTGAGATGCTTGAGAATGCACTTGTAGCGGGTCTATTATCCATTGGAGCAGAAGTCATGCGTTTAGGCGTAATTTCCACTCCAGGAGTCGCTTACTTAACGAAAGCTCTTGATGCAGAAGCGGGTGTAATGATCTCAGCATCCCACAATCCTGTTGAGGATAATGGAATTAAGTTCTTCGGTTCTGATGGCTTTAAGTTGACGGATGAACAAGAAGATGAAATTGAACGCTTGATGGAACTTGAGACAGACGAACTGCCTCGTCCGACAGGCGCGGGTGTAGGTGTTGTGAATGATTACTTTGAAGGCGCTCAAAAATATATGCAATACTTAAAACAAACAATTGAATATGATTTTGAAGACATACACATTGCGCTTGATTGTGCTCACGGTGCTACATCTTCAATCGCTCCGCATTTGTTTGCGGACCTTGAGGCGGAAACATCTACGATTGGTTGCACGCCGGATGGTCTAAATATTAACGACGGAGTGGGTTCGACGCATCCTGAAGCGTTGCGTGAAACTGTGCTTGAAAAGGGAGCAGACATTGGTCTAGCCTTTGACGGAGACGGTGATCGTCTAATTGCTGTGGATGAGAAAGGCAATATCGTTGACGGTGACCAGATTATGTTCATCTGTGCGAAGTACCTAAACGAAAAAGGCCGCTTGAAACATAATACCGTCGTTTCTACTATCATGAGTAATATTGGGTTCTACAAGGCTGTTGAAGCGAACGGAATGAAGAGTGACAAGACGAAGGTAGGCGATCGCTACGTTATGGAAGAAATGCGTAGAGGAGATTACAGTCTTGGTGGGGAACAATCTGGTCACATCATCTTCCTCGATTACAACACAACGGGTGATGGTCTGCTATCCGCTCTTCAACTTGTTGATGTTATGAAGGATACTGGAAAGCCATTGTCTGAGCTTGCTGGAGAAATGAAGAAGTATCCACAAGTATTGAAGAATGTACGTGTCACAGATAAGAATGCAGTATTCGAGAATGAACGCGTCTCAGCTGAAATTAAAGCGGTTGAAACGGAGATGGGAGAACATGGCCGAGTGCTTGTACGTCCTTCAGGAACAGAGCCACTTGTTCGTGTGATGGCAGAAGCTCCAACTGCAGACGAATGTGAGGCATACGTTCAACGCGTAGTCGATATTGTAGAAGAAGAATTAGGTTCAAAAGCTTAA
- a CDS encoding YbbR-like domain-containing protein, translating to MDRWLKSPWFIRIISLILAVLLYASVALNDTASGTNSGSALFSQDTELASINDIPVNLYVDEEKYIVRGAPQAVTVTVEGPKSEVMKAIRQRSFSLFIDLRELETGSHTVPIKHSGFSNQLSVYMEPSEADITIEKRLTKKVSVEVDFMNRGRVASGYELGKPSVEPKQIEVTGSESEVSKVALVKAILDVQGISESIQDKEAPVKVYDEQGNELNVIAEPATVQVNVPVSYPSKEVSVAVKSEGNLPNGLTLKSLELTEDTVEIYGPSEAIDAIDSIKDIRVDLSNVKEDGSIKVDLPLPEKVEKVEPSQLEVQVDVEESGE from the coding sequence ATGGATAGATGGTTAAAAAGTCCGTGGTTTATTCGGATCATTTCTCTCATACTTGCTGTCCTTCTTTATGCCTCTGTTGCCTTAAATGATACAGCTTCTGGCACAAATTCTGGGAGCGCTCTTTTCTCTCAGGATACGGAGCTAGCTAGCATCAATGATATACCAGTAAACTTATACGTCGACGAAGAAAAGTATATTGTCAGAGGGGCTCCGCAAGCTGTAACCGTTACAGTAGAAGGACCAAAGAGTGAAGTGATGAAGGCCATTCGCCAACGCTCATTTAGCTTGTTCATTGATTTAAGAGAGCTAGAAACAGGTTCGCATACAGTCCCTATTAAACATAGTGGCTTTTCAAACCAGCTTTCTGTTTATATGGAACCTAGTGAAGCAGACATCACCATTGAGAAGCGGTTGACGAAGAAAGTCTCGGTCGAAGTAGATTTCATGAATAGAGGGCGAGTAGCCTCCGGTTATGAGCTTGGAAAGCCTTCTGTAGAGCCTAAGCAAATCGAAGTGACGGGGTCTGAATCTGAAGTGTCTAAAGTAGCCTTAGTGAAAGCCATCTTAGATGTTCAAGGTATTAGTGAATCGATTCAAGACAAAGAGGCACCTGTTAAGGTATATGACGAACAAGGCAATGAGTTGAATGTCATTGCCGAGCCTGCTACGGTACAAGTGAACGTACCCGTCTCTTATCCTAGTAAAGAAGTTTCGGTCGCTGTGAAATCTGAAGGCAATCTACCTAATGGGTTAACACTTAAGTCTTTAGAACTAACGGAAGATACGGTAGAAATATACGGTCCATCTGAGGCAATAGACGCTATTGATTCAATTAAGGATATTCGTGTAGATTTAAGTAATGTGAAGGAAGATGGCTCGATCAAGGTGGACCTTCCTCTGCCAGAGAAGGTTGAGAAGGTTGAACCAAGTCAACTCGAAGTACAAGTCGATGTAGAAGAGTCTGGCGAGTAA
- the cdaA gene encoding diadenylate cyclase CdaA has product MLDGGADVLKYIRIIADIALVWFVLYKLIMLIRGTKAVQLLKGIFVVLGIWVISYFLQLNTLNWLMSQAMTWGFLGVIILFQPELRRALEQLGRGSFFQRNSAAEDDHVKRSVDHIMKSMNYMAKRRIGALISIERETGMSEYVETGIPIGGQLTNELLTNIFIPNTPLHDGAVIIQGDEITAAACYLPLSESPFISKELGTRHRAAMGISEVTDALTLIVSEETGNISCTKNGELHRDIDQETLRDILTKELEGNQKEDTKSWNWRGKKDG; this is encoded by the coding sequence ATGCTTGATGGGGGAGCGGATGTACTGAAATACATACGAATTATTGCAGATATAGCCCTTGTCTGGTTTGTTTTATATAAACTAATCATGCTGATACGGGGGACGAAAGCCGTACAGCTGTTAAAAGGGATTTTCGTTGTTCTTGGGATTTGGGTAATTAGCTACTTTCTCCAGCTAAATACACTCAATTGGCTCATGAGTCAGGCAATGACCTGGGGATTTCTTGGTGTCATTATTTTATTCCAGCCTGAACTTAGGCGGGCACTTGAACAATTAGGGAGAGGCAGCTTCTTTCAGCGAAATTCAGCTGCTGAAGATGACCATGTAAAGCGTTCTGTAGACCATATTATGAAGTCTATGAACTACATGGCAAAGCGGCGCATCGGTGCACTGATCTCTATTGAACGGGAAACGGGCATGAGTGAATATGTTGAAACTGGAATTCCGATTGGCGGTCAACTTACGAATGAGTTGCTGACAAACATCTTTATTCCAAACACCCCGCTTCATGATGGAGCCGTTATCATCCAAGGTGATGAGATTACAGCCGCAGCGTGTTATTTACCATTGTCGGAAAGTCCATTTATCTCTAAAGAGCTAGGAACCAGACACCGCGCTGCCATGGGAATAAGTGAAGTGACAGATGCCTTAACGTTAATCGTCTCAGAGGAGACAGGGAATATCTCCTGTACGAAGAATGGAGAATTGCACCGTGATATTGATCAAGAAACATTGCGTGATATCTTAACGAAAGAACTCGAGGGAAACCAAAAAGAGGATACGAAAAGTTGGAATTGGAGGGGGAAGAAAGATGGATAG
- a CDS encoding anti-sigma factor family protein — translation MKCSNEAIILMHRYLDDELTKDEERELRQHLQDCKACQEHFQSLKHTNAILASSKELQPSDRFTMNVMSSLPKEKKRMSYGRWLKAHPMITAAAIFMILMFGSVFSTWNQDQQLSVSKQEGVVIEDNTVIVPEGVTVDGDLVVKNGDVKVDGTVDGDVVVVNGDSLQASAGEVTGDLQQVDQVFGWMWYNIKNAAKSIFSIED, via the coding sequence ATGAAATGTTCAAATGAAGCAATCATTTTGATGCATAGATATTTAGATGACGAGTTAACTAAAGACGAAGAGCGTGAACTGCGTCAACATCTGCAGGATTGCAAGGCATGTCAGGAGCATTTCCAATCGTTGAAGCATACGAATGCTATATTAGCGAGCTCGAAAGAATTACAACCTTCTGACCGCTTTACAATGAATGTGATGAGCAGTTTACCGAAAGAAAAGAAAAGAATGAGTTACGGGAGATGGCTCAAAGCCCATCCGATGATTACTGCAGCGGCAATCTTTATGATTCTGATGTTTGGCAGTGTATTCTCAACCTGGAATCAAGACCAACAGTTGAGCGTGTCTAAGCAAGAAGGGGTTGTCATTGAAGACAATACGGTGATTGTTCCAGAGGGAGTAACTGTGGACGGTGACCTAGTGGTGAAGAATGGCGATGTGAAAGTCGATGGAACGGTTGATGGGGATGTCGTCGTCGTTAACGGTGATTCCTTGCAAGCAAGTGCAGGCGAAGTGACTGGCGATCTACAACAAGTTGATCAAGTATTTGGCTGGATGTGGTACAACATTAAGAACGCCGCAAAATCCATCTTCTCAATCGAAGACTAG
- the sigW gene encoding RNA polymerase sigma factor SigW produces the protein METIIKKRIKQVKKGDQSAFSEIVTFYQGKVYNICYRMLGNQHEAEDIAQEAFVRAYTNIHTFDENRKFSTWLYRIATNLSIDRIRKKKPDYFLDAEVKGTEGLTMYSQLSADQALPEEEVESLETEETIHKEILSLPTKYRSVIVLRFIDEHSLQEISDILDIPVGTVKTRIHRGREALRKKLRHL, from the coding sequence ATGGAGACAATCATTAAAAAACGAATTAAACAGGTCAAGAAAGGGGACCAATCCGCCTTCAGTGAAATAGTCACGTTCTATCAGGGGAAAGTATACAATATCTGTTACCGGATGTTAGGGAATCAGCATGAGGCAGAAGACATTGCTCAAGAAGCATTCGTAAGAGCGTATACAAATATCCATACCTTTGATGAGAACCGGAAATTCTCGACATGGCTTTATCGGATTGCAACGAACCTTTCTATCGATCGAATACGTAAGAAGAAACCAGATTATTTCTTGGATGCTGAGGTAAAGGGTACAGAAGGCTTGACGATGTACTCACAGCTATCTGCTGACCAAGCCCTACCAGAAGAAGAAGTTGAAAGTTTAGAAACAGAAGAAACGATTCACAAAGAGATTCTTTCCCTTCCGACTAAGTATCGATCGGTCATTGTCCTTCGATTCATAGACGAACATTCGCTACAGGAGATTAGTGACATACTAGACATCCCTGTCGGCACCGTGAAAACGAGGATACACAGAGGTCGAGAGGCATTAAGGAAGAAGCTTCGTCATTTATAA
- a CDS encoding aspartyl-phosphate phosphatase Spo0E family protein produces the protein MGEQILSQIEYCREEMVQLSTHMPLSSKEVVEVSKRLDTLLNQYESLRDK, from the coding sequence ATGGGTGAACAAATCCTATCCCAAATTGAATACTGTAGAGAAGAAATGGTGCAGCTTTCCACACACATGCCTTTGTCATCTAAAGAAGTAGTGGAAGTAAGCAAGCGTTTAGACACTCTACTTAACCAATACGAATCATTAAGAGATAAATAA